In Candidatus Aegiribacteria sp., the following proteins share a genomic window:
- a CDS encoding PqqD family protein, whose product MEKIEYPDNVVFREEPEGGILFNVDTGELKLVEDVAWGICDLIEKKKKRSQILKKLEDLYPDETDLEHDLDSFLEELVETKFLITIE is encoded by the coding sequence ATGGAAAAGATAGAATATCCGGATAATGTTGTCTTCAGGGAGGAACCTGAAGGGGGCATTCTTTTCAATGTAGATACAGGTGAGCTGAAACTCGTTGAAGATGTCGCGTGGGGAATATGCGACCTTATAGAAAAAAAGAAGAAGAGAAGCCAGATTCTGAAAAAATTAGAAGATCTTTACCCCGATGAAACCGATCTTGAGCATGATCTTGACAGCTTTCTTGAAGAACTCGTTGAGACGAAATTCCTTATTACAATAGAATGA